The following is a genomic window from Desulfovibrio desulfuricans DSM 642.
CGACCTTTTACAAGTGGCGCAGCAAGTTCGGTGGAATGAACATCTCTGACGCAAAGCGATTACGCCAGTTAGAGGAAGAAAACGCACGGCTGAAAAGACTTGTAGGCGAGCAGGCA
Proteins encoded in this region:
- a CDS encoding transposase — translated: MKRSRFTEEQIIGILRQAEAGVRVVDLCRQHGISDATFYKWRSKFGGMNISDAKRLRQLEEENARLKRLVGEQA